One region of Girardinichthys multiradiatus isolate DD_20200921_A chromosome 1, DD_fGirMul_XY1, whole genome shotgun sequence genomic DNA includes:
- the prpf6 gene encoding pre-mRNA-processing factor 6: MASTAVKQASKIVPKTAAGGTAAAGASGGPPIMPLASPLMGKKKKPFLGMPAPLGYVPGLGRGATGFTTRSDIGPARDANDPVDDRHAPPGKRTVGDQMKKNQDDDDEDLNDTNYDEFNGYAGSLFSSGPYEKDDEEADAIYAALDKRMDERRKERRELREKEEIEKYRMERPKIQQQFSDLKRKLAEVSEEEWLSIPEVGDARNKRQRNPRHEKLTPVPDSFFSKHLQSGENHTSVDPLQGLGGLNTPYPGSMTPGLMTPGTGELDMRKIGQARNTLMDMRLSQVSDSVSGQTVVDPKGYLTDLNSMIPTYGGDISDIKKARLLLKSVRETNPHHPPAWIASARLEEVTGKLQVARNLIMKGTEMCPKSEDVWLEAARLQPGDTAKAVVAQAVRHLPQSVRIYIRAAELETDIRAKKRVLRKALENVSKSVLLWKAAVELEEPEDARIMLSRAVECCPTSVELWLALARLETYENARRVLNKARENIPTDRHIWITAAKLEEANGNTQMVDKIIDRAITSLRANGVEINREQWIQDAEECDKAGSVATCQAVIRAVIGIGIEEEDRKHTWMEDADSCVAHGALECARAIYAHALQVFPSKKSVWLRAAYFEKNHGTRESLEALLQRAVAHCPKAEVLWLMGAKSKWLANDVPAARSILALAFQANPNSEEIWLAAVKLESENNEYERARRLLAKARSSAPTARVFMKSVKLEWVLGNIEAAQELCTEALRHYEDFPKLWMMRGQIEEQCENMDRAREAYNQGLKKCPHSVPLWSLLSRLEEGVGQLTRARAILEKSRLKNPQSPELWLESVRLEYRAGLKNIANTLMAKALQECPNSGILWAEAVFLEARPQRKTKSVDALKKCEHDPHVLLAVAKLFWSERKITKTREWFLRTVKIEPDLGDAWGLFYKFELQHGTEEQQEEVRKRCENAEPRHGELWCAESKHVLNWQKKTGEILALVASKIKNTF, encoded by the exons ATGGCTAGCACTGCTGTGAAACAAGCCTCTAAAATTGTCCCCAAAACAGCAGCGGGAGGCACTGCGGCTGCGGGGGCCAGTGGAGGACCCCCTATAATGCCCCTTGCTTCCCCGCTCATGGGGAAAAAGAAGAAGCCGTTTTTGGGGATGCCCGCTCCGCTGGGCTACGTTCCCGGTCTGGGCAGAGG TGCTACTGGTTTCACCACACGGTCGGATATCGGTCCTGCCCGTGACGCCAATGATCCAGTGGATGACCGTCATGCACCTCCGGGGAAAAGGACGGTTGGGGACCAAATGAAAAAGAATCAGGATGATGATGACGAAGACCTGAACGACACCAACTATGATGAG TTTAACGGGTATGCAGGTAGCTTGTTCTCCAGCGGCCCCTATGAGAAAGATGACGAAGAAGCAGATGCTATATATGCAGCTCTGGACAAGAGGATGGATGAAAGACGCAAAGAAAGAAG GGAACTGAGAGAAAAGGAAGAAATTGAGAAATACCGTATGGAGCGACCAAAAATCCAGCAGCAGTTCTCAGATCTGAAG AGGAAGCTGGCAGAGGTGTCAGAGGAGGAGTGGCTGAGCATCCCTGAAGTTGGAGATGCACGGAACAAGCGTCAAAGGAATCCCCGCCATGAGAAGCTGACCCCCGTCCCTGACAGCTTCTTCTCGAAACATCTGCAAAGCGGGGAGAACCACACTTCTGTTGATCCGTTGCAGGGG CTGGGAGGCCTGAACACCCCATATCCAGGAAGCATGACTCCAGGTCTGATGACTCCAGGGACAGGAGAGCTGGATATGAGGAAAATTGGCCAAGCCAGAAACACACTCATGGATATGAGGCTCAGTCAG GTTTCTGATTCAGTCAGTGGACAGACAGTTGTTGATCCCAAGGGTTACCTCACAGATCTCAACTCCATGATTCCCACCTATGGAGGAGACATCAG TGACATTAAAAAGGCTCGTCTACTGCTGAAATCCGTGAGGGAGACCAACCCCCACCACCCACCTGCCTGGATTGCTTCTGCTAGGCTGGAAGAGGTGACAGGCAAGCTGCAGGTGGCCAGAAACCTGATCATGAAAGGCACAGAGATGTGTCCAAAG AGTGAGGACGTGTGGCTGGAGGCTGCAAGGCTCCAACCTGGCGACACAGCTAAAGCCGTGGTTGCTCAAGCTGTCCGCCACCTACCGCAGTCCGTCCGCATCTACATAAGAGCAGCTGAGCTCGAgacagacatcagagctaagAAACGAGTCCTCAGGAAGG CTTTAGAGAATGTATCAAAGTCAGTTCTACTGTGGAAGGCAGCTGTTGAGCTTGAAGAGCCAGAAGATGCTAGGATCATGCTCAGCAGAGCTGTTGAGTGTTGCCCTACAAGTGTCGAG CTGTGGCTGGCTCTGGCCCGCCTAGAAACCTATGAGAACGCCCGCCGTGTCTTGAATAAAGCCAGAGAGAACATCCCCACCGATCGCCACATCTGGATCACTGCTGCCAAGCTGGAGGAGGCCAATGGCAACACTCAGATGGTGGATAAGATCATTGACAGAGCCATCACTTCTCTGCGGGCCAATGGTGTGGAAATCAACAGAGAGCAGTGGATACAG GATGCAGAAGAGTGTGACAAAGCAGGCAGCGTGGCCACCTGCCAAGCGGTGATAAGGGCTGTCATAGGGATCGGCATCGAGGAGGAGGACCGCAAACACACGTGGATGGAGGATGCAGACAGT TGTGTGGCCCACGGAGCATTGGAGTGTGCCAGAGCCATTTATGCCCATGCCCTGCAAGTGTTTCCTAGCAAGAAAAGTGTTTGGCTTCGAGCAGCCTACTTTGAGAAGAACCACGGCACCAG AGAGTCTTTGGAAGCCCTTCTGCAGAGAGCAGTAGCTCACTGTCCCAAAGCAGAGGTCCTGTGGTTGATGGGCGCCAAGTCTAAGTGGCTGGCCAATGACGTTCCAGCTGCAAGAAGTATCCTCGCTCTTGCTTTTCAG GCTAACCCTAACAGTGAAGAGATCTGGCTTGCTGCCGTCAAACTGGAGTCGGAGAACAATGAGTACGAAAGAGCACGTCGACTGCTGGCCAAGGCTCGCAGCAGCGCTCCAACTGCCCGG GTATTCATGAAATCAGTGAAACTGGAGTGGGTGTTGGGAAACATCGAAGCTGCACAGGAGTTGTGCACTGAAGCTCTGAGACACTATGAGGACTTCCCCAAGCTGTGGATGATGCGTGGCCAGATAGAGGAGCAGTGTGAAAATATGGACAGGGCCAGAGAGGCTTATAACCAAGGG ttaaaaaaatgtCCCCACTCGGTTCCTCTATGGTCGCTGCTCTCTCGTCTTGAAGAAGGAGTGGGCCAGCTGACCAGAGCCAGagccattctggagaagtcacGACTGAAGAACCCACAGTCCCCTGAGCTGTG GCTAGAGTCTGTCAGGCTGGAGTACAGGGCCGGACTGAAGAATATAGCCAACACACTAATGGCCAAAGCCCTGCAGGAGTGCCCAAATtcag GTATCCTGTGGGCCGAGGCAGTGTTCTTGGAAGCCAGGCCCCAGAGGAAGACCAAGAGCGTGGACGCTTTGAAGAAGTGTGAACATGATCCTCATGTCTTGCTCGCCGTGGCAAA GCTGTTCTGGAGTGAACGTAAAATCACCAAAACCAGAGAGTGGTTCCTCAGGACGGTTAAGATTGAGCCTGACCTGGGAGATGCTTGGGGTCTCTTCTACAAGTTTGAGCTGCAGCACGGCACAGAG GAGCAACAGGAAGAGGTGAGAAAACGATGTGAGAACGCAGAGCCGCGCCACGGAGAGCTTTGGTGTGCCGAGTCCAAACACGTCCTGAACTGGCAGAAGAAGACAGGAGAGATTTTAGCACTGGTAGCCAGCAAGATCAAGAATACTTTCTGA
- the aar2 gene encoding protein AAR2 homolog isoform X1: protein MFDMAGSSGVDMDPDVALRLFEEGATLVLLGVPRGTELGIDLKSWQVGPRFRGVKMIPPGLHFLHFCSANSPSCGGEIGPKSGLFLTLKPREILLAHWDPKEEDLDFSASKNDEEVNRIRDTLRELDSYLGPYPFEVMRKWVSLTDQISQELAVNLQPLSGRVCAFSDIIPEVQFRHTKDRAEQPRNDTACQSMKEGLDRLPKMKQREGTELRFSVIPKKTYPPGASPAEITRCSMDLSYSLESVLEQNYPEQPLNLLGELQFAFVCFLVGNVYEGFEHWKCLLAVLCRSEEAMRRRKELYLGLITVLYHQLGEVPPDFFVDIVSQNNFLTSTLQDFFQFATGTGVDSTLRKKAEKFKVHLTKKFRWDFDADLEDCAPVVVELPEGITVD, encoded by the exons ATGTTCG ACATGGCGGGCAGCAGTGGTGTGGACATGGATCCAGATGTCGCTCTGAGGCTGTTTGAGGAAGGAGCTACCCTGGTCCTGCTGGGTGTTCCTCGGGGCACAGAGCTCGGGATTGACCTCAAGAGCTGGCAGGTGGGTCCTCGCTTCCGAGGAGTGAAGATGATACCCCCGGGTCTCCATTTCCTCCACTTTTGTTCCGCTAACTCTCCAAGCTGTGGTGGAGAAATTGGTCCCAAATCAGGCCTCTTCCTCACTCTTAAACCCAGAGAGATTCTGCTGGCCCACTGGGACCCCAAAGAAGAAGATCTGGACTTCTCAGCCTCCAAGAATGACGAGGAGGTAAATCGGATCCGGGACACGTTGCGAGAGCTGGATTCTTACTTGGGTCCCTATCCATTTGAGGTGATGAGGAAGTGGGTTTCCCTCACTGACCAGATCAGCCAGGAGCTGGCTGTTAACTTGCAGCCTCTCTCAGGTCGAGTGTGTGCTTTCAGTGATATCATTCCTGAGGTGCAGTTCAGACACACCAAGGACCGGGCAGAGCAACCAAGGAATGACACAGCCTGTCAAAGCATGAAAGAGGGACTCGACAGGCTTCCAAAGATGAAGCAGAGGGAGGGCACAGAGTTGCGCTTCTCAGTTATTCCTAAGAAGACCTACCCTCCTGGAGCTTCTCCTGCAGAGATCACCCGATGCAGCATGGACCTGAGTTACTCACTGGAGTCGGTGCTGGAGCAGAACTACCCAGAGCAACCTCTTAACCTGCTTG GTGAGCTGCAGTTTGCATTTGTGTGTTTCCTGGTTGGAAATGTGTACGAGGGCTTCGAGCACTGGAAGTGCCTCCTGGCTGTGCTGTGCCGCTCGGAGGAGGCCATGAGGAGGCGGAAGGAGCTCTATCTGGGGCTCATCACTGTGCTCTACCACCAGCTTGGAGAAGTACCCCCCGACTTCTTCGTTGACATCgtttcacagaacaacttccTCACTAGCACACTGCAG GATTTCTTCCAGTTTGCCACCGGAACTGGTGTGGACAGCACCCTTCGAAAGAAAGCAGAGAAGTTCAAAGTTCATCTGACCAAGAAGTTCCGCTGGGATTTTGACGCAGATTTGGAGGACTGTGCTCCGGTGGTGGTGGAGCTGCCTGAAGGCATCACAGTGGACTGA
- the aar2 gene encoding protein AAR2 homolog isoform X2 — protein MAGSSGVDMDPDVALRLFEEGATLVLLGVPRGTELGIDLKSWQVGPRFRGVKMIPPGLHFLHFCSANSPSCGGEIGPKSGLFLTLKPREILLAHWDPKEEDLDFSASKNDEEVNRIRDTLRELDSYLGPYPFEVMRKWVSLTDQISQELAVNLQPLSGRVCAFSDIIPEVQFRHTKDRAEQPRNDTACQSMKEGLDRLPKMKQREGTELRFSVIPKKTYPPGASPAEITRCSMDLSYSLESVLEQNYPEQPLNLLGELQFAFVCFLVGNVYEGFEHWKCLLAVLCRSEEAMRRRKELYLGLITVLYHQLGEVPPDFFVDIVSQNNFLTSTLQDFFQFATGTGVDSTLRKKAEKFKVHLTKKFRWDFDADLEDCAPVVVELPEGITVD, from the exons ATGGCGGGCAGCAGTGGTGTGGACATGGATCCAGATGTCGCTCTGAGGCTGTTTGAGGAAGGAGCTACCCTGGTCCTGCTGGGTGTTCCTCGGGGCACAGAGCTCGGGATTGACCTCAAGAGCTGGCAGGTGGGTCCTCGCTTCCGAGGAGTGAAGATGATACCCCCGGGTCTCCATTTCCTCCACTTTTGTTCCGCTAACTCTCCAAGCTGTGGTGGAGAAATTGGTCCCAAATCAGGCCTCTTCCTCACTCTTAAACCCAGAGAGATTCTGCTGGCCCACTGGGACCCCAAAGAAGAAGATCTGGACTTCTCAGCCTCCAAGAATGACGAGGAGGTAAATCGGATCCGGGACACGTTGCGAGAGCTGGATTCTTACTTGGGTCCCTATCCATTTGAGGTGATGAGGAAGTGGGTTTCCCTCACTGACCAGATCAGCCAGGAGCTGGCTGTTAACTTGCAGCCTCTCTCAGGTCGAGTGTGTGCTTTCAGTGATATCATTCCTGAGGTGCAGTTCAGACACACCAAGGACCGGGCAGAGCAACCAAGGAATGACACAGCCTGTCAAAGCATGAAAGAGGGACTCGACAGGCTTCCAAAGATGAAGCAGAGGGAGGGCACAGAGTTGCGCTTCTCAGTTATTCCTAAGAAGACCTACCCTCCTGGAGCTTCTCCTGCAGAGATCACCCGATGCAGCATGGACCTGAGTTACTCACTGGAGTCGGTGCTGGAGCAGAACTACCCAGAGCAACCTCTTAACCTGCTTG GTGAGCTGCAGTTTGCATTTGTGTGTTTCCTGGTTGGAAATGTGTACGAGGGCTTCGAGCACTGGAAGTGCCTCCTGGCTGTGCTGTGCCGCTCGGAGGAGGCCATGAGGAGGCGGAAGGAGCTCTATCTGGGGCTCATCACTGTGCTCTACCACCAGCTTGGAGAAGTACCCCCCGACTTCTTCGTTGACATCgtttcacagaacaacttccTCACTAGCACACTGCAG GATTTCTTCCAGTTTGCCACCGGAACTGGTGTGGACAGCACCCTTCGAAAGAAAGCAGAGAAGTTCAAAGTTCATCTGACCAAGAAGTTCCGCTGGGATTTTGACGCAGATTTGGAGGACTGTGCTCCGGTGGTGGTGGAGCTGCCTGAAGGCATCACAGTGGACTGA